One region of Trichosurus vulpecula isolate mTriVul1 chromosome 1, mTriVul1.pri, whole genome shotgun sequence genomic DNA includes:
- the SEMA6B gene encoding semaphorin-6B isoform X2, with the protein MKGKQEGECRNFVKVLLVRDDNTLFVCGSNAFNPICANYSMDTLEPMGDNISGMARCPYDPKHANVALFSGGMLFTATVTDFLAIDAVIYRSLGDSPTLRTVKHDSKWFKEPYFVHAVEWGSHVYFFFREIAMEFNYLEKVVVSRVGRVCKNDVGGSPRVLEKQWTSFLKARLNCSVPGDSHFYFNVLQAATGIINLGGRSVILALFSTPSNSIPGSAVCAFDMGQVAAVFEGRFREQKSPESIWTPVPEELVPKPRPGLCAAPGMPYNASSAFPDEILNFVKTHPLMDEAVPSLGHAPWIVRTLARHQLTRVAVDTSAGPWGNQTVVFLGSDTGTVLKFLIRPSSSLRGPTEQSIFLEEFETYRPDRCGRGPEESRRLLSLEIDPTAGALLVAFPRCVVRVPVARCQQHSGCMKNCIGSQDPYCGWTPDGSCIFLAPGTRATFDQDISGASTSGLGDCTGLLRESFMEERAGLVSVNLLVTSSVAAFVIGAVVSGFSVCWFVGHRDRRELARRKDKEAILAHGGEGQVVSVSRLGERRGGAGPRAGPPETLLAPLMQNGWPQAALLQAGQHELASGLLPTPEQTPLQQKRCPSGLQRRGWEQSQGVLHTVLREPSGNAPSLGAASSSSSSIILLHPGGGGHGPDPEAGGDVRFLPSAMAGGRDQVGGVAPSQARPGRASYVDFPITPHASPDRRRVVSAPTGHLDPATDSLSRPWSPPTGSLTRSGPAAPALRRTHTFNSGSGSSESRPGEPHHTRRPRPLTDFARLLPYGPERTAPPVQ; encoded by the exons ATGAAGGGGAAGCAGGAG ggCGAGTGCCGTAACTTTGTGAAGGTGCTGTTGGTTCGAGATGATAATACCCTCTTCGTGTGTGGGTCCAACGCATTCAACCCTATCTGTGCCAACTATAGC ATGGACACTCTAGAGCCTATGGGAGACAACATCAGTGGCATGGCCCGGTGCCCCTATGACCCCAAGCACGCCAATGTTGCCCTCTTCTCTG GTGGGATGCTTTTCACAGCGACAGTCACTGACTTCCTGGCCATCGATGCTGTCATCTACCGAAGTCTGGGTGACAGCCCTACACTCCGAACAGTCAAGCATGATTCCAAGTGGTTCAAAG AGCCTTATTTTGTCCATGCCGTGGAGTGGGGGAGTCATGTGTATTTCTTTTTCCGAGAGATTGCTATGGAGTTCAACTACCTGGAGAAG GTTGTGGTATCTCGTGTGGGCCGAGTGTGCAAGAATGATGTGGGTGGCTCCCCTCGAGTACTGGAGAAGCAATGGACGTCCTTCCTGAAGGCCCGACTCAACTGCTCTGTGCCCGGAGACTCCCACTTCTATTTCAACGTCCTCCAGGCTGCCACTGGCATCATCAATTTGGGAGGCCGCTCTGTGATCCTGGCCCTCTTTTCTACCCCCAGCAACAG TATCCCTGGCTCGGCTGTCTGCGCCTTCGACATGGGCCAGGTGGCAGCTGTCTTTGAGGGCCGCTTTCGAGAACAAAAGTCACCAGAGTCCATCTGGACCCCAGTGCCTGAAGAGCTGGTACCCAAGCCTCG gCCTGGGCTCTGTGCAGCCCCTGGAATGCCCTACAATGCTTCCAGTGCCTTCCCAGATGAGATCCTCAACTTTGTCAAGACCCATCCTCTTATGGATGAGGCTGTCCCTTCTCTGGGCCACGCCCCCTGGATTGTGCGCACCCTTGCTCG GCACCAGCTGACTCGAGTAGCTGTGGACACCAGTGCAGGACCCTGGGGGAACCAGACCGTTGTGTTCCTGGGTTCTGACACCGGCACCGTGCTGAAGTTCCTAATCCGGCCCAGTAGCAGTCTCCGGGGTCCCACTGAGCAGAGCATCTTTCTGGAGGAATTTGAGACCTACCGGCCTGACAG ATGTGGGCGTGGCCCTGAGGAGAGCCGGAGGCTTCTGAGCCTGGAGATTGACCCTACAGCGGGTGCCCTGCTGGTGGCCTTCCCTCGGTGTGTGGTCCGTGTACCTGTGGCTCGCTGTCAGCAGCACTCGGGCTGCATGAA gaATTGCATTGGCAGTCAGGACCCCTACTGTGGCTGGACACCGGATGGTTCCTGCATCTTCCTGGCCCCAGGCACCAG GGCTACCTTTGACCAGGATATCTCTGGAGCCAGCACATCTGGCTTAGGGGACTGTACTG GGCTCCTtcgggaaagcttcatggaggagcgGGCTGGCCTCGTGTCTGTGAACTTGCTGGTGACTTCCTCAGTGGCTGCCTTTGTCATTGGGGCTGTGGTCTCAGGCTTCAGTGTCTGCTGGTTCGTGGGGCACCGAGACCGGCGGGAGTTGGCTCGCCGCAAGGACAAGGAGGCGATCCTGGCACACGGTGGGGAGGGCCAGGTGGTGAGCGTGAGCCGCCTGGGTGAGCGGCGTGGGGGGGCCGGGCCCCGGGCCGGGCCCCCTGAGACCCTGCTGGCCCCCCTCATGCAGAATGGCTGGCCCCAAGCAGCCTTGTTGCAGGCTGGCCAGCACGAACTTGCCTCAGGCCTTCTGCCCACCCCTGAGCAGACACCGCTGCAGCAGAAACGCTGCCCCAGCGGACTGCAGCGGCGTGGCTGGGAGCAGAGTCAAGGAGTCCTGCATACTGTGCTCCGGGAGCCCTCTGGAAATGCCCCGTCCCTTGGtgctgcctcctcctcttcctcttccatcaTCCTGCTGCACCCTGGTGGTGGTGGGCATGGGCCAGACCCAGAGGCAGGTGGCGATGTGCGTTTCCTGCCCTCAGCAATGGCCGGGGGCCGGGACCAAGTGGGTGGGGTGGCCCCCTCCCAAGCCAGGCCAGGCCGGGCCTCTTATGTCGACTTCCCTATCACACCCCATGCCAGCCCTGATAGGCGGCGGGTAGTTTCAGCACCTACGGGCCACCTGGACCCAGCCACTGACAGCCTCTCACGGCCCTGGAGCCCTCCCACAGGGAGCCTAACAAGGAGTGGCCCGGCTGCCCCAGCCCTGCGGCGTACACACACCTTcaacagtggcagtggcagcagtgaaAGTCGCCCAGGGGAGCCCCACCACACCCGACGCCCCCGCCCACTCACAGACTTTGCCCGCTTGCTCCCCTACGGGCCTGAGAGGACTGCACCCCCTGTGCAGTAA
- the SEMA6B gene encoding semaphorin-6B isoform X1, giving the protein MSSSGSTLPGHRTMPSPSLPPFLVLRTWTHILLQILTLMLGAVQGLFPEEPQPLAVAPRDYLKQYPVFTGSGPSRFPPASSTEGLNIQRMLRVNRTLFIGDRDNLYRVELEPPTASELRYHRKLTWQSNPNDINICRMKGKQEGECRNFVKVLLVRDDNTLFVCGSNAFNPICANYSMDTLEPMGDNISGMARCPYDPKHANVALFSGGMLFTATVTDFLAIDAVIYRSLGDSPTLRTVKHDSKWFKEPYFVHAVEWGSHVYFFFREIAMEFNYLEKVVVSRVGRVCKNDVGGSPRVLEKQWTSFLKARLNCSVPGDSHFYFNVLQAATGIINLGGRSVILALFSTPSNSIPGSAVCAFDMGQVAAVFEGRFREQKSPESIWTPVPEELVPKPRPGLCAAPGMPYNASSAFPDEILNFVKTHPLMDEAVPSLGHAPWIVRTLARHQLTRVAVDTSAGPWGNQTVVFLGSDTGTVLKFLIRPSSSLRGPTEQSIFLEEFETYRPDRCGRGPEESRRLLSLEIDPTAGALLVAFPRCVVRVPVARCQQHSGCMKNCIGSQDPYCGWTPDGSCIFLAPGTRATFDQDISGASTSGLGDCTGLLRESFMEERAGLVSVNLLVTSSVAAFVIGAVVSGFSVCWFVGHRDRRELARRKDKEAILAHGGEGQVVSVSRLGERRGGAGPRAGPPETLLAPLMQNGWPQAALLQAGQHELASGLLPTPEQTPLQQKRCPSGLQRRGWEQSQGVLHTVLREPSGNAPSLGAASSSSSSIILLHPGGGGHGPDPEAGGDVRFLPSAMAGGRDQVGGVAPSQARPGRASYVDFPITPHASPDRRRVVSAPTGHLDPATDSLSRPWSPPTGSLTRSGPAAPALRRTHTFNSGSGSSESRPGEPHHTRRPRPLTDFARLLPYGPERTAPPVQ; this is encoded by the exons AAGCACCCTACCTGGCCACAGAACCATGCCATCTCCCAGCCTGCCACCTTTCCTGGTGCTGAGGACCTGGACCCACATCCTGCTCCAGATCCTGACCTTGATGCTGGGAGCTGTCCAGGGCCTCTTCCCCGAGGAGCCTCAACCCCTCGCTGTGGCACCACGGGATT ACTTAAAGCAGTACCCAGTGTTCACAGGCAGTGGTCCAAGCCGCTTCCCTCCAGCCTCCAGTACTGAAGGGCTCAACATTCAACGTATGCTTCGGGTCAACAGGACTCTGTTCATTGGAGACAG GGATAACCTGTACCGAGTAGAGCTGGAGCCACCCACAGCCAGTGAACTGCGCTACCATCGG aagCTGACCTGGCAGTCAAATCCAAATGACATCAACATCTGTCGGATGAAGGGGAAGCAGGAG ggCGAGTGCCGTAACTTTGTGAAGGTGCTGTTGGTTCGAGATGATAATACCCTCTTCGTGTGTGGGTCCAACGCATTCAACCCTATCTGTGCCAACTATAGC ATGGACACTCTAGAGCCTATGGGAGACAACATCAGTGGCATGGCCCGGTGCCCCTATGACCCCAAGCACGCCAATGTTGCCCTCTTCTCTG GTGGGATGCTTTTCACAGCGACAGTCACTGACTTCCTGGCCATCGATGCTGTCATCTACCGAAGTCTGGGTGACAGCCCTACACTCCGAACAGTCAAGCATGATTCCAAGTGGTTCAAAG AGCCTTATTTTGTCCATGCCGTGGAGTGGGGGAGTCATGTGTATTTCTTTTTCCGAGAGATTGCTATGGAGTTCAACTACCTGGAGAAG GTTGTGGTATCTCGTGTGGGCCGAGTGTGCAAGAATGATGTGGGTGGCTCCCCTCGAGTACTGGAGAAGCAATGGACGTCCTTCCTGAAGGCCCGACTCAACTGCTCTGTGCCCGGAGACTCCCACTTCTATTTCAACGTCCTCCAGGCTGCCACTGGCATCATCAATTTGGGAGGCCGCTCTGTGATCCTGGCCCTCTTTTCTACCCCCAGCAACAG TATCCCTGGCTCGGCTGTCTGCGCCTTCGACATGGGCCAGGTGGCAGCTGTCTTTGAGGGCCGCTTTCGAGAACAAAAGTCACCAGAGTCCATCTGGACCCCAGTGCCTGAAGAGCTGGTACCCAAGCCTCG gCCTGGGCTCTGTGCAGCCCCTGGAATGCCCTACAATGCTTCCAGTGCCTTCCCAGATGAGATCCTCAACTTTGTCAAGACCCATCCTCTTATGGATGAGGCTGTCCCTTCTCTGGGCCACGCCCCCTGGATTGTGCGCACCCTTGCTCG GCACCAGCTGACTCGAGTAGCTGTGGACACCAGTGCAGGACCCTGGGGGAACCAGACCGTTGTGTTCCTGGGTTCTGACACCGGCACCGTGCTGAAGTTCCTAATCCGGCCCAGTAGCAGTCTCCGGGGTCCCACTGAGCAGAGCATCTTTCTGGAGGAATTTGAGACCTACCGGCCTGACAG ATGTGGGCGTGGCCCTGAGGAGAGCCGGAGGCTTCTGAGCCTGGAGATTGACCCTACAGCGGGTGCCCTGCTGGTGGCCTTCCCTCGGTGTGTGGTCCGTGTACCTGTGGCTCGCTGTCAGCAGCACTCGGGCTGCATGAA gaATTGCATTGGCAGTCAGGACCCCTACTGTGGCTGGACACCGGATGGTTCCTGCATCTTCCTGGCCCCAGGCACCAG GGCTACCTTTGACCAGGATATCTCTGGAGCCAGCACATCTGGCTTAGGGGACTGTACTG GGCTCCTtcgggaaagcttcatggaggagcgGGCTGGCCTCGTGTCTGTGAACTTGCTGGTGACTTCCTCAGTGGCTGCCTTTGTCATTGGGGCTGTGGTCTCAGGCTTCAGTGTCTGCTGGTTCGTGGGGCACCGAGACCGGCGGGAGTTGGCTCGCCGCAAGGACAAGGAGGCGATCCTGGCACACGGTGGGGAGGGCCAGGTGGTGAGCGTGAGCCGCCTGGGTGAGCGGCGTGGGGGGGCCGGGCCCCGGGCCGGGCCCCCTGAGACCCTGCTGGCCCCCCTCATGCAGAATGGCTGGCCCCAAGCAGCCTTGTTGCAGGCTGGCCAGCACGAACTTGCCTCAGGCCTTCTGCCCACCCCTGAGCAGACACCGCTGCAGCAGAAACGCTGCCCCAGCGGACTGCAGCGGCGTGGCTGGGAGCAGAGTCAAGGAGTCCTGCATACTGTGCTCCGGGAGCCCTCTGGAAATGCCCCGTCCCTTGGtgctgcctcctcctcttcctcttccatcaTCCTGCTGCACCCTGGTGGTGGTGGGCATGGGCCAGACCCAGAGGCAGGTGGCGATGTGCGTTTCCTGCCCTCAGCAATGGCCGGGGGCCGGGACCAAGTGGGTGGGGTGGCCCCCTCCCAAGCCAGGCCAGGCCGGGCCTCTTATGTCGACTTCCCTATCACACCCCATGCCAGCCCTGATAGGCGGCGGGTAGTTTCAGCACCTACGGGCCACCTGGACCCAGCCACTGACAGCCTCTCACGGCCCTGGAGCCCTCCCACAGGGAGCCTAACAAGGAGTGGCCCGGCTGCCCCAGCCCTGCGGCGTACACACACCTTcaacagtggcagtggcagcagtgaaAGTCGCCCAGGGGAGCCCCACCACACCCGACGCCCCCGCCCACTCACAGACTTTGCCCGCTTGCTCCCCTACGGGCCTGAGAGGACTGCACCCCCTGTGCAGTAA